The Acinetobacter piscicola genome includes a window with the following:
- a CDS encoding copper resistance protein B has translation MQITKNFFSKTVLSIALISISNLTFANSSTSEQESNITNGMRVLLQESGGLRYSPQELYPEYYSMENANGGDNIILTARKRSDGSHDDHLKEHGGQIYQVTRLENAWMVDEDGKGNLGTKFETLIGTDENRLFIEANSEKSESNDPKYAVSALYSRNVAPFWDVQAGVRYSENKNNSSSDRVDGVIGILGLAPYFFETQAYLYGGENNFWGASFELERDLLLTQKLITQPYIEADVIFSDDSNYAAKSGLSELKTGIKTRYEITKRIKPFIDVAYQYEKGQKATSMQEATESEKGWKYGAGIELVF, from the coding sequence ATGCAAATCACTAAGAATTTCTTCTCAAAAACAGTCTTATCAATTGCATTAATAAGTATATCAAACTTAACTTTTGCTAATAGCAGCACTTCGGAACAAGAAAGTAATATTACAAATGGTATGAGAGTCTTATTACAGGAGTCTGGTGGCTTAAGATATAGCCCCCAAGAATTGTATCCAGAATATTATTCAATGGAAAATGCAAATGGGGGAGATAATATTATTTTGACTGCAAGAAAGAGATCAGACGGATCTCACGATGATCATCTTAAAGAACATGGCGGACAAATTTATCAAGTAACAAGACTTGAAAATGCATGGATGGTTGATGAAGACGGTAAGGGCAACCTAGGAACAAAGTTTGAAACTTTAATTGGAACAGATGAAAATCGTCTATTTATTGAAGCCAATTCGGAAAAGTCAGAAAGTAATGATCCAAAATATGCTGTATCAGCACTTTATAGCCGTAACGTAGCCCCATTTTGGGATGTACAAGCTGGGGTAAGATATAGTGAAAATAAAAATAATAGCAGCAGCGATCGAGTGGATGGGGTTATTGGTATATTAGGTCTAGCTCCTTATTTCTTTGAAACACAAGCATATCTTTATGGCGGTGAGAATAATTTTTGGGGAGCAAGTTTTGAATTAGAACGTGATTTGCTTTTAACTCAGAAACTTATTACTCAACCTTATATCGAAGCAGATGTAATATTTAGCGATGATTCTAACTATGCTGCAAAATCAGGTTTATCAGAACTAAAAACTGGTATCAAAACCCGATATGAGATTACTAAGCGAATTAAACCTTTCATTGATGTTGCTTACCAATATGAAAAAGGACAGAAAGCCACTTCTATGCAAGAGGCAACAGAGTCTGAAAAGGGATGGAAATATGGTGCAGGCATCGAATTAGTTTTTTAA
- the repM gene encoding replication initiation protein RepM encodes MANLIYKDNNLIEASYALTLSEQRLILVAIIAAREIEKELTSDTLLTIHASEYMKHFNLGRQAAYEALQGACDNLFERRLTYKAIDPVTGKPAVYKSRWVSKVGYVKEAACAQLIFAPDILQLFVKLEEKFTRYELKQISQLSSVYAIRLYELLIRWRSKGKLYISMVELRDKLGLLENEYKTMGDFKKRVLTVAIDQINKLTDIDVSYEQKKEGRTITHIEFSFNQKASLIVSDKVLEPTYQLTPKQSIFFAQKLCDLIKYPEFGGKYANVGEEIEAFKERISLELLDPEKVKKYYSDLLKVGYKEKYKSEKLS; translated from the coding sequence ATGGCAAATCTAATTTATAAAGACAATAACTTGATTGAAGCATCTTATGCATTGACTCTGTCTGAACAACGCTTAATTTTAGTTGCAATTATTGCAGCTAGGGAAATTGAAAAAGAGCTTACATCGGATACATTGCTAACAATACATGCGTCTGAATACATGAAGCACTTTAATTTGGGTCGTCAAGCGGCCTATGAGGCTCTTCAGGGAGCGTGTGATAACTTATTTGAACGTAGACTCACCTATAAGGCCATAGATCCTGTTACAGGTAAGCCAGCGGTCTACAAAAGCCGTTGGGTATCAAAAGTTGGCTATGTTAAAGAAGCTGCATGTGCTCAACTAATTTTTGCTCCTGATATTTTACAGCTTTTTGTAAAACTTGAAGAAAAGTTTACTCGTTATGAATTAAAGCAAATTTCTCAATTATCTAGTGTATACGCTATACGGCTGTATGAACTTTTGATTAGATGGCGTAGCAAAGGCAAGCTATATATTAGTATGGTGGAATTGCGTGATAAGTTAGGTCTACTTGAAAATGAATATAAAACCATGGGAGATTTCAAAAAGCGTGTATTGACGGTTGCCATAGATCAAATTAATAAACTTACTGATATCGACGTAAGTTATGAGCAGAAAAAAGAAGGGAGAACAATTACACATATCGAATTTTCTTTTAATCAAAAAGCTTCCTTAATCGTTAGTGATAAGGTACTGGAACCGACATATCAGCTGACACCAAAACAATCTATATTTTTCGCTCAAAAATTGTGTGACCTTATCAAATATCCCGAATTCGGGGGGAAATATGCCAATGTAGGCGAAGAGATCGAAGCGTTTAAAGAAAGGATTTCACTTGAACTCCTCGACCCTGAAAAGGTAAAAAAGTATTATTCTGATTTGTTAAAAGTGGGCTATAAAGAAAAATATAAATCAGAAAAGTTATCATAA
- a CDS encoding AAA family ATPase codes for MIILVGGEKGGAGKSCLAQNLAVYLQEKNRDVLLLDADPQGTTTDWIKERDENEDLKNIPSVQASGNIRQVLKDLSKRYEDIIIDAGGQDSEALRSAMTIATHMLLPFRPKRRDLKTLDHMEQVLKLARAVNPDLNARAIITQCPTLPSQVQRILDAKEACVSFGIKALDHITTNRNVYDDADENGLSVFEVTSDPKAKAEIEGIAQEFLGV; via the coding sequence ATGATTATTTTAGTAGGTGGTGAAAAAGGCGGAGCTGGTAAAAGCTGCCTTGCCCAAAACTTAGCAGTTTATTTACAAGAAAAGAATAGAGATGTTCTGCTTCTAGATGCAGATCCTCAAGGCACAACAACTGACTGGATTAAAGAACGTGATGAGAATGAGGATTTAAAAAATATCCCATCTGTACAAGCTTCAGGCAATATTCGTCAAGTTTTAAAAGATTTATCAAAAAGATATGAAGATATTATCATTGATGCTGGTGGGCAAGATTCAGAAGCATTACGCTCTGCTATGACTATAGCAACACATATGCTATTGCCTTTTAGACCTAAACGTAGAGATCTAAAGACTTTGGATCATATGGAACAAGTATTAAAACTGGCACGAGCAGTGAATCCAGATTTGAATGCCAGAGCAATTATTACACAATGCCCAACATTACCGTCACAAGTACAGCGAATTTTAGATGCTAAAGAAGCCTGTGTATCGTTCGGAATAAAAGCATTAGACCACATCACGACAAATCGAAATGTTTATGATGATGCAGATGAAAATGGCTTATCTGTTTTTGAAGTAACAAGTGATCCTAAGGCAAAAGCAGAAATTGAAGGGATAGCTCAAGAGTTTTTAGGAGTATAA